A stretch of DNA from Candidatus Woesearchaeota archaeon:
TCACCTCTGAAAGCTTTTTGCATTAAAGCGTCAAATAACTCTTCAACATATTCAGTTGTTTTTAGTTGTTTTTCTTTTAATTTTTCAACTTGTTCAACAATATCTGCAAATTTATTTTGAAGTTCAATTGGTGGTATAATAACATTATATTCATTTATAGTTCCTTGAGATATTTTAACCATGCTTTTACTACTACCTTTAGCACTAGATTTGATAATACATCTAAAACTATTAGTTCTCATAAGAAATTCTAAAAATTGAGATTTAATTATATTTTCATTTACTCTCATTCTAATCATTAAATCAGGATAAATTAAATC
This window harbors:
- a CDS encoding restriction endonuclease subunit S; the protein is DLIYPDLMIRMRVNENIIKSQFLEFLMRTNSFRCIIKSSAKGSSKSMVKISQGTINEYNVIIPPIELQNKFADIVEQVEKLKEKQLKTTEYVEELFDALMQKAFRGELV